TAATACCCGAGCATCTCCCACGGAGAGACCTTGGTTTTCAGAAACTCATCGGCCCGTTCGACGAAGTCGATCACCACGAAAAGAAGCAGGAATCCCACCGTGGCCGCCGCTGCCATCCGGGAGAACTCCCGGAGGAGATAACGGGTGACGATCGTCATCTTTTCCCTGCGAGCCACCCGAACGGGTCGGGGAGAACCATCATGCGGTTCTCGGATCGCCAGAGGAACCAGCATGCCGTCGCGAACCCGGCCGCGTTGGGAAGCCAGAGAAGCACCGCCATGAGCAGGGGGGAATACGACTCGAGCGCCCCGGCGGCGGCAAGAAACAGGTAATAGACGAGGATGACCGCCAGGGTGAGGGCGATCGCGGGGGATTTTCCGCGGGCGCGCCGGGAATGGCCCAGCGGGATCGCAAGGAGGCCGAACGCCAGGCAGGAGGCCGCAAGCGAGAGTCGTCTGTGGAAGTGGTACCGGTAGGTGGCCGCGGGCCCCGTTCCCCCCGTTTCGGAGATCTTCCGGGAAAGTTCCGGCAGGGTGAGATTCCGGGGAGCGTTCCGGTTCCCTTCTTCGACATTCCCCCTCGGGAGGCGGAACTCCATCTCCCGGAAGGAGCCCATCCGGTACGCCTTCGCTCTCCGGTCTTCGTTATGGATGGTGCCGTCGAAGAGGACGAGCCCGGCGGGCTTGTCGTCGCTTTCCGCCAGGAATTTCCCCTCTTTCGCGAACACGAGCAGAGGGTCCTGTCCCTTCAGACGCTGCGAGAGCATGACCCCGGTCATGGCGGTGCCCTCGGACGACACCCGGTCGGGGAAGAGCAGGACATCGGGCGCCACTTCCCGGAAAACGTGCTCTTCGACCCCCGCCCCCGCGCGGATCGAGACGATTTGGGCGAGCGCCCCCGTGAGCATCCGTTGCCCCCACGGAATGCCGGCCCACCCGATCAGGAAACTCCCCGCGAAAGTCCCCAGGGCGATCAGGAGAACGGGGAGGAGCAGGCCGCGCATTCCCACCCCGGCGGAGCACAGGGCGGTCGTTTCCGAGTCTGC
This DNA window, taken from Candidatus Deferrimicrobiaceae bacterium, encodes the following:
- a CDS encoding LptF/LptG family permease; protein product: MKIIHRYILAEIWGPYLIALFTFTLVTLLHRFSRLADLVVAKGVPASLVGKLLLSLLPSFLEITLPAALLLAVLLALGRLGADSETTALCSAGVGMRGLLLPVLLIALGTFAGSFLIGWAGIPWGQRMLTGALAQIVSIRAGAGVEEHVFREVAPDVLLFPDRVSSEGTAMTGVMLSQRLKGQDPLLVFAKEGKFLAESDDKPAGLVLFDGTIHNEDRRAKAYRMGSFREMEFRLPRGNVEEGNRNAPRNLTLPELSRKISETGGTGPAATYRYHFHRRLSLAASCLAFGLLAIPLGHSRRARGKSPAIALTLAVILVYYLFLAAAGALESYSPLLMAVLLWLPNAAGFATACWFLWRSENRMMVLPDPFGWLAGKR